CTTTTGGCCAGGTTTTGGGCAATTTGGTGATCCTGTATTCATCAGAGCAGCAGCCTTCCAATCACTGCCTGTGAGCTGGTTTTTAGAGAAGAGAATGATGCTTTCGTTTCAAGGCTTGGTGCAGAATGTTCAGATTTTAATGCATATTATCTGACAGCAGTCCCAGGCTCTGAAAGGCTTGTGAGTCCTTCCAGGTTTGGCTGGTTTCTTTGGGTCACATACACAACAGGGAATGGTTACttgtttcttcttcctctccatctGTCTTCCCTTTGGATGTATAGGTCATTCCTCTCACCTTTCTTCCAAGTCTGTAGTAGAAAACCTGGAGGGAAATGGCTTCTGTTCCCAAGCCTATGCATCACGGTATGAGGCTCTTTGAGCTGTTGGAAGAGCAACAAGAGCCTTTTCTGCTGGATGTGTACCTTTTGGAGCATGGATACTCGGATAGAGCAGTGAAGACCGATGCTGCTGCGTTCATGTGCTGGCCTGCTGGTGCTTGTAGGAGGCTAAGAAGGCTTAGCACCCATGGGTTCAAGAGGAAGAGAGCTGGGTTTCTCAGGTGTCTGCTTAACAAAGTTGTCTGCAGCAGAAAAGCTTGGAGATGGGATGCTGCAGCTACCGGCAATGGAAGATGGAGACTCTTTGGATCGTTCTTTGAGATGAAAGGCAAAGACGACGCAGCGGACTTCCGCCGGTTATCGTGTTCCGGTGGCACCGACGGAGCTGAACCGGACAGGGAGGAACAGTGGAGAGCTTTCTGCTCCTCCAATCAGCTTAGTCCTGTGTCAGTCCTGGAGCTGCATTCTGACGAAGGTGGTCTATAAGAAGTTCTTCTCCTTTGCATTACTTTTTGGGTACCTTGTTATAGATTTCAGATACATTGGTGTGGTCTTGTGTTCATGCTATTGCTCCTGATTTCTGCAGTTGGGGATGAGGACCCATCGATCTCAAGCTTTAGTTCTTCGAAGGAGACAAAGGAAGCTCCATGGATGGGCTTCGAAGAGCAGCTCCACTCTAATCGCCATGACCCTCGACAGGCCAACTACTCAGAATGCCACTTCTTTGAACCACACTATTTTCTAGTAGACTGCCGCAAAGAGGCACAAGGAAAGCTTTCGACTTCTCGTGGATGCTCAAGTCCGGAGATCATTCAGGAGGAGATCTCGTCATGGGAGGATCAGAGAGGTGGTTCGGGCAACATATCCCGGTTGATTGATTTCGACTTCTCCAAGTCCAGGGAGGAGTGGAGCCATTTCCAGCATGAGATAGGAGAGGTTGGGATCGAGATGGAACACATCATCTTTGACGAGATCAGAGAAGAAACTGTACTTGATGTTCTACATTGTCACTGTGCACTGGCAAGGTGTTGATTCTAATGAATAGCATCTAAGAATTTTACTTGCTTACATTAAACCTCTAAGCATGATGCCACAGGCAGAGACAAAAATCCTTGCTTGACTCCAGGTGTTGATTCTATGCTGAGTTGAAGGTTATTGTGAAAAATTTGTACTTTATTTAGGTGACAATAATAAGAAAGACTTGCTGGTGTTTCAGTTCATCAGAAGGATGCCTATTTAGTAGTTCCTGCCGAAGAGATTAATAAATTTGGAGCTGGACACTGAAATGTCAGCATCTGGTGTCAGAACAAAAGCAATGTAATCGGCGGCACTGAGGACCGCAAAGTGACTCAACAACATTAGATCACTGTAGCAACAAGAGGCAGGATCGAAGAACCGAAACGAGTTGCTGAAAGATGAAGCTCAGGGAGGAGAATGGCAGAGACATGAGAGTTTCCATTGGAGTGCCATGTTGTACTGGTGCAGCAATGGTTGGTTGGTGGAACAGAGTTATTCGGACACTGGATGGTCCATGGTTCCATCAGATCATGTGCATATCGATTACATGAGATAGATGAAAGATGCATGACGATGTTGATGCCTTGGACCAGGGCTTCTGTTGCCACTGTTCTGAGGACATTGTGGTGATACCAAGCTCGCGCTTCATTCATTCCTTGATCTCAAAAGATAGTTAAGGTGGTGGCGCATGTCAACTTGATAAGGAATCATTTGGTCGATCGATCGTTGGTGCGATCCGTAAGCTCATAACGAATTATTTATCTCTAAAAGTAAGAACTACTCGATGAACTTATGAGCTCTTGATTCctatactcctcaaccaatgtaaaactaaatgatcttatcaatAGTAGTAGACAAACAGTCATCATCTCAGAATCCAGGAAACCGAATCGATTGCCATCGAAAGTCCTCAAAGCTACCATTTCATCCTCATCACACTGAAGAAGCAGAGAAATCTAAAGAAAGACTGACACCAACTAAAGCATAAAACTATTCTATGGCATGCATAGGCACGCATGAATCCAACAGACATGTGATGACAACCAGAAAAAGAAATCTTGATTGTTGAACTCTATTTCTGTCTTCTCTCGAGTCTCCTCCCTCGAACGGCTGATCCAATGTCAGTTGATTCTCTGTGGCTCATCCAGATTTCTTCTGTATTTATTCTCACAAGAGAGTGTAGTCTTAAACAAGTGTTGAGTGATCGAAACAACATAAAAGGACAAAACTTTGGTAGAGCAAATCAGCTGGTTAGCTTCGAAGAACACCACCTTCTTCAAGCTTGTCACTGTCTCTTCTGCAATGCAAATCAAAGACTAACTAAAAACATCTCAAACAAGAATAATTTAACAATTTAACTAAAAAAAGATTAAATAATTGCAATGAGAAGAAAGAGGTGAagaatgaattttctttttattttataaaaatgctACTGTTCCATCATGAGTATAGGgtgttaaaatttaattattaaattaatGCAATTTTATGGTGCAAGATTCATTGAAGTTTTTGGCATGGACAATGAAGATGGTTGTTTAAAGGACTGGAGAagtaacaaaaaacaaaataaaatctcTCATCTAGTGTTGCAATTACTAGAATTTAGAATATTGTGGATATGGCTTAAACTTCTTAGGATAAATGATtatctaattaaaaatatttattatggtaTCAGAACAAGTTATTTGTTTGAATTATATACTTACTTCTCTTTATTTGTTCAGGATAAATATCTAATTAAGATATTTGATGAGCAAGTTAGGGAAGAACATGATAGAAAGGTCTcgagttcatatatatatatatttatatgatattCAAATCTAATTGATGATATCCTCACAAAGATTCTATGAATTATTTGGTAATACAGGATGACAAAACTCCCTCTTAATCTAATTTCTTACCTAATCGTATAATCTATCCTAAATTCTTTGATCTCATCTTATCTTCAGAATTTTTCATTATATCGTCaatattatctctctctctctctctctctctttataaatataaatgtatatatatatatattat
This DNA window, taken from Musa acuminata AAA Group cultivar baxijiao chromosome BXJ3-7, Cavendish_Baxijiao_AAA, whole genome shotgun sequence, encodes the following:
- the LOC103991163 gene encoding uncharacterized protein LOC103991163; this encodes MASVPKPMHHGMRLFELLEEQQEPFLLDVYLLEHGYSDRAVKTDAAAFMCWPAGACRRLRRLSTHGFKRKRAGFLRCLLNKVVCSRKAWRWDAAATGNGRWRLFGSFFEMKGKDDAADFRRLSCSGGTDGAEPDREEQWRAFCSSNQLSPVSVLELHSDEVGDEDPSISSFSSSKETKEAPWMGFEEQLHSNRHDPRQANYSECHFFEPHYFLVDCRKEAQGKLSTSRGCSSPEIIQEEISSWEDQRGGSGNISRLIDFDFSKSREEWSHFQHEIGEVGIEMEHIIFDEIREETVLDVLHCHCALARC